Proteins encoded by one window of Candidatus Rhabdochlamydia sp. T3358:
- a CDS encoding immunity 53 family protein — protein sequence MKEDDFLWLQQWFRVHCNGNWEQDDRIQIGNIDNPGWSLTIDLEDTELESKNFQKIKIDRSEEDWILCTVKNTKFEGRCGIENLPGTLKVFRHWVENESFDFTLENIKIKENLMIEDDFLWLQQWYQDNCDGDWEHTYGVSLENIDNPGWSLIIDLNETDLEYANFQEIKIDRSEEDWILCTVKNTKFEGRCGVRNLPEVLKVFRHWVIENEPSKNNEYAWNDYVIIKQDAPEQFCPGEIGVVCGMSEIKFEDIAKEFFSELGDWIYIIKFKTGREIRVAGRFLEKYSEV from the coding sequence ATGAAAGAAGATGATTTTTTATGGCTTCAACAATGGTTTCGAGTCCATTGCAATGGAAATTGGGAGCAAGATGATAGAATTCAAATAGGGAATATTGACAATCCTGGTTGGTCATTAACAATAGATTTGGAAGATACAGAGTTAGAAAGTAAAAATTTCCAAAAGATAAAAATAGATCGATCGGAAGAAGATTGGATACTTTGTACAGTTAAGAACACTAAATTTGAAGGAAGATGTGGTATTGAAAACTTACCAGGAACTTTGAAAGTATTTCGTCATTGGGTTGAAAATGAATCATTCGATTTTACCTTGGAAAATATCAAAATAAAAGAAAATCTTATGATAGAAGATGATTTTTTATGGCTTCAACAGTGGTATCAAGATAACTGTGATGGGGATTGGGAACATACTTATGGAGTCTCTCTCGAGAATATTGACAATCCTGGTTGGTCATTAATAATAGATTTGAACGAGACAGATCTAGAATATGCAAATTTCCAAGAGATAAAAATAGATCGATCGGAAGAAGATTGGATACTTTGTACAGTTAAGAACACTAAATTTGAAGGAAGATGTGGCGTTAGAAACTTACCAGAAGTTTTGAAAGTATTTCGTCATTGGGTGATTGAAAATGAGCCATCTAAAAATAATGAATATGCGTGGAATGATTATGTTATTATTAAGCAAGATGCTCCAGAGCAGTTTTGTCCAGGAGAGATTGGGGTTGTATGCGGCATGTCGGAAATCAAATTTGAAGACATTGCAAAAGAATTTTTCTCAGAGTTAGGGGATTGGATTTATATTATAAAATTTAAGACCGGTAGAGAGATTCGAGTTGCTGGTCGTTTTTTGGAGAAATACTCAGAAGTATAG
- a CDS encoding polymorphic toxin type 24 domain-containing protein: MKEATITFFLKTSKKEALCPDPDSRAAGNPHTIIQVPGIAGSYTTYNGDGTYKQYRGSGKPHGDVPRPNVKETKNNLSPIGPIPGKPTVRPAKPEEIPKG; encoded by the coding sequence ATGAAAGAAGCTACGATAACGTTCTTTTTAAAAACTTCCAAAAAAGAAGCTCTTTGCCCTGATCCAGACTCAAGAGCAGCGGGTAATCCACATACAATAATTCAAGTTCCAGGGATTGCTGGCTCATATACGACTTATAATGGAGATGGCACCTATAAACAATATCGAGGATCTGGCAAACCTCATGGGGATGTACCTAGGCCAAATGTGAAAGAAACCAAAAATAATCTATCACCCATAGGCCCTATCCCAGGTAAGCCTACAGTAAGGCCAGCAAAGCCGGAAGAAATTCCAAAAGGATAG